The Glycine max cultivar Williams 82 chromosome 12, Glycine_max_v4.0, whole genome shotgun sequence genome window below encodes:
- the LOC100802936 gene encoding putative gamma-glutamylcyclotransferase At3g02910 produces MVAEREVNGNGVGEGRTTLIFTYGTLKRGFSNHPLLQDLIRSGDASFVGTYRTAAKYPLVCGPYKVPFLLNIPGSGHGVHGELYSVSTRGLERMDELEGTSRAHYERLPIKVVPAAEEEDDDGFDGEEEAAAGLTCAEAYYAHGNYAMELWKKNGKRGLRCYSQKETIGYVKRKDRPQHLTFLDHIRFFLSSN; encoded by the coding sequence ATGGTAGCCGAGAGAGAGGTTAACGGTAACGGCGTCGGAGAGGGAAGAACAACGCTAATATTCACCTACGGAACCCTGAAGCGAGGCTTCTCCAACCACCCCCTTCTCCAAGACCTCATTCGCTCCGGCGACGCCTCCTTCGTCGGAACCTACCGCACCGCCGCCAAATATCCTCTGGTCTGTGGGCCCTACAAGGTCCCCTTCCTCCTCAACATTCCCGGGTCGGGTCATGGGGTCCATGGGGAGCTTTACTCGGTCTCCACGCGCGGCCTCGAGCGCATGGACGAGCTCGAGGGAACCTCACGCGCCCACTACGAGCGTCTCCCGATCAAGGTGGTTCCTGCGGCCGAGGAAGAGGACGACGACGGGTTTGATGGGGAGGAGGAGGCGGCGGCGGGGCTAACGTGCGCCGAGGCGTATTATGCGCATGGGAACTACGCGATGGAGCTGTGGAAGAAAAACGGGAAGCGTGGGTTGAGGTGTTATTCGCAGAAAGAGACAATTGGTTATGTGAAGCGCAAGGATAGGCCTCAGCATTTGACCTTCCTGGATCACATTCGCTTCTTCCTTTCCTCTAATTAG
- the LOC100782802 gene encoding golgin subfamily A member 6-like protein 22 isoform X2, producing the protein MERGSINSEQRLQSLERRIEEKEKQLGSVKRQLGREIDAKEREYDVVRRSVEERNRELEAKTNQLESVQRRISECDRELRLKEEECNWKLDRMHRVITERQELYQKTQRDIQDTDRELAEKDARLCLIVDLIREREQELRAKDAEFHQLYDRVHMMQDDVRTLTNKVAERNEELRTKEEELDVVRRLINEQGSDTVKSMRARINQLLREVRSSREEIVSLNCFMEKRSLEFEKKEKDFEATRNKFEEIVRELQSKDKQYEVTGKELELKEARFKVQLKDFESKEKRFEGQMKDLGFKMKQFEWKEARFEGQVKELKSKEKWVEEQMKDLEFKRKQFEGKQKELELKEAQFEGQVKELKSKEKQFEEQMKVLEFKMKEFVGKQKVFELKEARFEGQVKELESKEKGFEERVMNLESKEKQFEGQAKELESKQKRYEGQVKELQSKQNQFEGLVRAHELKEKQFKGEVWELGSREKQCEGRLKELESNEKLYERKVRELGSREKQYERRVKELESNEKLYERKVRELGCREKQYERRVKELESNEKQCERRLKEVESNEKQYETKVKELVSNEKQYEKRVLELKSNEKRFEIQVKGLESKEKQIEGQTMDLESKKDQYEGQVKELESKEARYKVLHEELESIQKQIAGQMKDLESKKNQFEGLVKEFELKEIQFKKQLKELKQNEKPFEGKVKDSESKQNQSESLRKSFEEEQVSKQKSNDQQQFTDANSSNNSANLFNQQHLTDADNSKNLLLFINLLEKYELMCSQVSNALQTFANPTKLVLDTIKGFYASHSRQELIEYGASISRRICNLLMDELKKSSPVIGIRVKQEAKKLASHWKANLVVGDKDCLEVLDFFKFVATYEIGSSFDAIELQRLLDIISLQYQTLHALGKTEEPPDNQSSPTIDGRNLQFPYIEHTNEFISANMLVDLHPSSDPAKVVLDMIQIPIGSEKKGGEGVIIIDESHIFLLEQLMRISPRVKPHVREEAQKIAFNLEANIRESAENSLTILGFLYLLSIYGLVSHFNKDGLLKLFESAAQHKQAVELFRTLGFVDKIFDFVQNLIMKQQHIVAVRFICAYKLADKIQPVDLLRQHMEKVKSVTKRFVCKKKSIEQKLKARDEEIASLGTVLKCISENNLESQDLVKEINERIVDLEQQKENIVRSASGPSSKVEVQQPEEKTCAGEAVTQLQKAGEKQCDKEAVTVTVHKPEEKKRDTGVLLPINNQWGNISKRPRTAVTHPRFTPSPQYQRVFMPVPGAPQFGLPAAYFVPANSMGVARSGNTGTHYCGNSRPYPPFR; encoded by the exons ATGGAGAGGGGAAGCATCAACAGCGAACAGAGACTACAGTCCCTTGAGCGTCGCATTGAGGAGAAGGAGAAGCAACTCGGCTCCGTTAAACGCCAACTCGGCCGCGAAATCGACGCCAAAGAGAGGGAATACGACGTCGTTCGGAGGAGTGTCGAAGAACGGAACCGAGAGTTGGAAGCCAAGACCAACCAGTTGGAGTCCGTACAGAGGAGGATCAGCGAATGCGACAGGGAACTGAGgctgaaggaggaagaatgcaaCTGGAAACTCGACAGGATGCACCGCGTGATCACTGAGCGCCAAGAGCTTTACCAGAAAACGCAGAGGGACATTCAGGATACTGACCGTGAACTCGCCGAGAAGGACGCGCGCCTCTGTTTGATCGTGGACTTGATTAGAGAGCGAGAGCAAGAGTTGAGGGCCAAGGACGCCGAGTTCCATCAGCTTTACGACAGAGTTCACATGATGCAAGACGATGTCAGGACTCTTACCAACAAAGTCGCTGAACGCAACGAGGAGCTTAGGACCAAAGAGGAAGAGCTTGATGTGGTGCGGAGGTTGATTAACGAGCAAGGCAGTGACACCGTCAAGTCCATGCGTGCGAGGATTAATCAGCTTCTTCGCGAGGTTCGATCTAGCAGGGAAGAGATTGTTTCTCTCAACTGCTTCATGGAGAAAAGAAGTCTGGagtttgaaaagaaagagaaggattTCGAGGCAACCAGGAATAAGTTTGAGGAGATAGTCAGGGAGTTGCAGTCAAAAGATAAGCAATATGAAGTAACAGGGAAGGAGCTTGAGTTAAAAGAGGCACGGTTTAAAGTGCAATTGAAGGATTTTGAGTCTAAAGAGAAGCGCTTTGAAGGACAAATGAAGGATCTTGGGTTCAAAATGAAGCAATTTGAATGGAAAGAGGCACGGTTTGAAGGGCAGGTGAAGGAGCTCAAGTCAAAAGAGAAGTGGGTTGAAGAACAAATGAAGGATCTTGAGTTCAAAAGGAAGCAATTTGAAGGGAAACAGAAGGAGCTTGAATTGAAAGAGGCACAGTTTGAAGGGCAGGTGAAGGAGCTCAAGTCAAAAGAGAAGCAGTTtgaagaacaaatgaaggtTCTTGAATTCAAAATGAAGGAATTTGTAGGGAAACAGAAGGTGTTTGAACTGAAAGAGGCACGGTTTGAAGGGCAAGTGAAGGAGCTTGAGTCTAAAGAGAAGGGGTTTGAGGAACGAGTGATGAATCTTGAGTCAAAAGAGAAGCAATTTGAAGGTCAAGCAAAGGAGCTTGAATCAAAACAGAAGCGTTATGAAGGCCAGGTAAAGGAACTCCAATCAAAACAGAACCAATTTGAAGGACTGGTACGTGCACATGAGTTGAAAGAGAAGCAATTTAAAGGAGAAGTCTGGGAGCTTGGTTCTAGAGAGAAGCAATGTGAAGGAAGACTGAAAGAGCTTGAGTCAAATGAGAAGCTGTATGAAAGAAAAGTCAGGGAGCTTGGTTCTAGAGAGAAACAATATGAAAGAAGAGTAAAAGAGCTCGAGTCAAATGAGAAGCTGTATGAAAGAAAAGTCAGGGAGCTTGGTTGTAGAGAGAAACAATATGAAAGAAGAGTAAAAGAGCTTGAGTCAAATGAGAAGCAGTGTGAAAGAAGACTGAAAGAGGTTGAGTCAAATGAGAAGCAATATGAAACAAAAGTGAAAGAACTTGTTTCAAATGAGAAGCAATATGAAAAAAGAGTGCTTGAGCTCAAATCAAATGAGAAACGGTTTGAAATACAAGTGAAGGGGCTCGAGTCAAAAGAGAAGCAAATTGAAGGACAAACGATGGATCTTGAGTCCAAAAAGGATCAATATGAAGGACAAGTGAAGGAGCTTGAGTCAAAAGAAGCACGGTATAAAGTGCTACATGAGGAGCTCGAGTCAATACAGAAGCAGATTGCAGGGCAAATGAAGGATCTTGAGTCCAAAAAGAATCAATTTGAAGGACTAGTGAAGGAGTTTGAGTTAAAAGAGATACAGTTTAAAAAGCAACTGAAGGAGCTCAAGCAAAATGAGAAGCCGTTTGAAGGAAAAGTAAAGGATTCTGAGTCAAAACAGAATCAATCTGAATCATTAAGAAAATCATTTGAAGAGGAACAAGTGTCGAAACAGAAGTCCAATGACCAACAACAGTTCACAGATGCCAACAGTTCAAACAACAGTGCAAATCTCTTTAACCAACAACATCTTACAGATGCAGATAATAGCAAGAATTTACTTTTGTTCATTAATCTTTTGGAAAAGTATGAGTTGATGTGTAGTCAAGTCTCTAATGCTCTCCAAACATTTGCTAACCCTACTAAGCTGGTGCTAGATACAATAAAAGGTTTTTACGCTTCTCATTCAAGGCAAGAACTTATTGAATATGGTGCCAGTATCTCAAGGAGAATCTGTAATCTTTtaatggatgaattaaagaaaTCTTCGCCAGTGATTGGGATTCGTGTTAAGCAAGAAGCAAAGAAATTGGCAAGTCACTGGAAGGCAAACTTAGTTGTGGGTGATAAGGATTGTTTGGAGGTTCTGGACTTTTTTAAGTTTGTTGCTACTTATGAGATTGGTTCATCTTTCGATGCAATTGAGCTTCAGAGGCTTCTAGATATAATTTCCCTGCAATATCAAACTCTGCATGCCCTTGGTAAAACTGAAGAACCTCCAG ATAATCAATCGAGTCCCACCATTGATGGAAGAAATTTGCAGTTTCCCTATATTGAGCACACAAATGAGTTTATTAGCGCCAACATGTTAGTTGATCTCCATCCATCATCAGATCCAGCAAAAGTTGTTTTGGATATGATTCAGATCCCTATTGGTTCAGAGAAAAAGGGAGGCGAAGGTGTTATTATCATTGATGAGAGCCACATCTTTCTGTTGGAACAGTTGATGAGAATCTCACCACGGGTCAAACCCCATGTAAGAGAGGAGGCGCAGAAGATAGCATTCAATTTGGAAGCGAACATCAGAGAAAGTGCTGAAAACTCTTTGACAATTCTGGGCTTTCTATATCTATTGTCCATTTATGGATTGGTTTCTCATTTTAACAAAGATGGACTCTTAAAGCTCTTTGAATCTGCTGCTCAGCACAAGCAAGCTGTAGAGCTGTTTCGGACTCTTGGTTTTGTGGATAAAATCTTTG ATTTTGTTCAGAATCTTATTATGAAGCAGCAGCACATAGTAGCTGTTAGATTCATTTGTGCATATAAGTTGGCCGACAAGATCCAACCAGTTGATCTCTTGCGACAACATATGGAGAAAGTAAAGTCGGTCACCAAGAGGTTTGTTTGCAAAAAAAAGTCCATCGAACAAAAg CTTAAGGCCAGGGATGAAGAAATTGCTAGTCTGGGAACTGTTCTAAAGTGCATTTCAGAGAACAACCTAGAATCTCAGGATCTAGTTAAAGAGATTAATGAACGCATTGTTGATCTAGAGCAGCAGAAGGAAAATATTGTTCGTTCAGCCTCAGGACCTTCCTCCAAAGTTGAAGTGCAGCAACCTGAAGAAAAGACATGTGCTGGAGAAGCAGTCACCCAATTGCAAAAGGCTGGAGAAAAGCAATGTGACAAGGAAGCAGTGACCGTAACCGTGCACAAACCTGAAGAAAAGAAACGTGATACTGGGGTACTCCTCCCCATTAATAATCAGTGGGGCAACATCAGCAAACGTCCTCGGACAGCTGTAACTCACCCTCGGTTCACTCCTTCTCCCCAATACCAGCGTGTGTTTATGCCTGTGCCCGGTGCCCCGCAGTTTGGTTTACCCGCAGCCTACTTTGTTCCTGCTAATTCTATGGGTGTGGCTCGGTCTGGAAACACTGGAACACATTACTGTGGTAACTCTAGGCCATATCCTCCTTTTAGATGA
- the LOC100782802 gene encoding golgin subfamily A member 6-like protein 22 isoform X1: MERGSINSEQRLQSLERRIEEKEKQLGSVKRQLGREIDAKEREYDVVRRSVEERNRELEAKTNQLESVQRRISECDRELRLKEEECNWKLDRMHRVITERQELYQKTQRDIQDTDRELAEKDARLCLIVDLIREREQELRAKDAEFHQLYDRVHMMQDDVRTLTNKVAERNEELRTKEEELDVVRRLINEQGSDTVKSMRARINQLLREVRSSREEIVSLNCFMEKRSLEFEKKEKDFEATRNKFEEIVRELQSKDKQYEVTGKELELKEARFKVQLKDFESKEKRFEGQMKDLGFKMKQFEWKEARFEGQVKELKSKEKWVEEQMKDLEFKRKQFEGKQKELELKEAQFEGQVKELKSKEKQFEEQMKVLEFKMKEFVGKQKVFELKEARFEGQVKELESKEKGFEERVMNLESKEKQFEGQAKELESKQKRYEGQVKELQSKQNQFEGLVRAHELKEKQFKGEVWELGSREKQCEGRLKELESNEKLYERKVRELGSREKQYERRVKELESNEKLYERKVRELGCREKQYERRVKELESNEKQCERRLKEVESNEKQYETKVKELVSNEKQYEKRVLELKSNEKRFEIQVKGLESKEKQIEGQTMDLESKKDQYEGQVKELESKEARYKVLHEELESIQKQIAGQMKDLESKKNQFEGLVKEFELKEIQFKKQLKELKQNEKPFEGKVKDSESKQNQSESLRKSFEEEQVSKQKSNDQQQFTDANSSNNSANLFNQQHLTDADNSKNLLLFINLLEKYELMCSQVSNALQTFANPTKLVLDTIKGFYASHSRQELIEYGASISRRICNLLMDELKKSSPVIGIRVKQEAKKLASHWKANLVVGDKDCLEVLDFFKFVATYEIGSSFDAIELQRLLDIISLQYQTLHALGKTEEPPVLSYTDNQSSPTIDGRNLQFPYIEHTNEFISANMLVDLHPSSDPAKVVLDMIQIPIGSEKKGGEGVIIIDESHIFLLEQLMRISPRVKPHVREEAQKIAFNLEANIRESAENSLTILGFLYLLSIYGLVSHFNKDGLLKLFESAAQHKQAVELFRTLGFVDKIFDFVQNLIMKQQHIVAVRFICAYKLADKIQPVDLLRQHMEKVKSVTKRFVCKKKSIEQKLKARDEEIASLGTVLKCISENNLESQDLVKEINERIVDLEQQKENIVRSASGPSSKVEVQQPEEKTCAGEAVTQLQKAGEKQCDKEAVTVTVHKPEEKKRDTGVLLPINNQWGNISKRPRTAVTHPRFTPSPQYQRVFMPVPGAPQFGLPAAYFVPANSMGVARSGNTGTHYCGNSRPYPPFR; the protein is encoded by the exons ATGGAGAGGGGAAGCATCAACAGCGAACAGAGACTACAGTCCCTTGAGCGTCGCATTGAGGAGAAGGAGAAGCAACTCGGCTCCGTTAAACGCCAACTCGGCCGCGAAATCGACGCCAAAGAGAGGGAATACGACGTCGTTCGGAGGAGTGTCGAAGAACGGAACCGAGAGTTGGAAGCCAAGACCAACCAGTTGGAGTCCGTACAGAGGAGGATCAGCGAATGCGACAGGGAACTGAGgctgaaggaggaagaatgcaaCTGGAAACTCGACAGGATGCACCGCGTGATCACTGAGCGCCAAGAGCTTTACCAGAAAACGCAGAGGGACATTCAGGATACTGACCGTGAACTCGCCGAGAAGGACGCGCGCCTCTGTTTGATCGTGGACTTGATTAGAGAGCGAGAGCAAGAGTTGAGGGCCAAGGACGCCGAGTTCCATCAGCTTTACGACAGAGTTCACATGATGCAAGACGATGTCAGGACTCTTACCAACAAAGTCGCTGAACGCAACGAGGAGCTTAGGACCAAAGAGGAAGAGCTTGATGTGGTGCGGAGGTTGATTAACGAGCAAGGCAGTGACACCGTCAAGTCCATGCGTGCGAGGATTAATCAGCTTCTTCGCGAGGTTCGATCTAGCAGGGAAGAGATTGTTTCTCTCAACTGCTTCATGGAGAAAAGAAGTCTGGagtttgaaaagaaagagaaggattTCGAGGCAACCAGGAATAAGTTTGAGGAGATAGTCAGGGAGTTGCAGTCAAAAGATAAGCAATATGAAGTAACAGGGAAGGAGCTTGAGTTAAAAGAGGCACGGTTTAAAGTGCAATTGAAGGATTTTGAGTCTAAAGAGAAGCGCTTTGAAGGACAAATGAAGGATCTTGGGTTCAAAATGAAGCAATTTGAATGGAAAGAGGCACGGTTTGAAGGGCAGGTGAAGGAGCTCAAGTCAAAAGAGAAGTGGGTTGAAGAACAAATGAAGGATCTTGAGTTCAAAAGGAAGCAATTTGAAGGGAAACAGAAGGAGCTTGAATTGAAAGAGGCACAGTTTGAAGGGCAGGTGAAGGAGCTCAAGTCAAAAGAGAAGCAGTTtgaagaacaaatgaaggtTCTTGAATTCAAAATGAAGGAATTTGTAGGGAAACAGAAGGTGTTTGAACTGAAAGAGGCACGGTTTGAAGGGCAAGTGAAGGAGCTTGAGTCTAAAGAGAAGGGGTTTGAGGAACGAGTGATGAATCTTGAGTCAAAAGAGAAGCAATTTGAAGGTCAAGCAAAGGAGCTTGAATCAAAACAGAAGCGTTATGAAGGCCAGGTAAAGGAACTCCAATCAAAACAGAACCAATTTGAAGGACTGGTACGTGCACATGAGTTGAAAGAGAAGCAATTTAAAGGAGAAGTCTGGGAGCTTGGTTCTAGAGAGAAGCAATGTGAAGGAAGACTGAAAGAGCTTGAGTCAAATGAGAAGCTGTATGAAAGAAAAGTCAGGGAGCTTGGTTCTAGAGAGAAACAATATGAAAGAAGAGTAAAAGAGCTCGAGTCAAATGAGAAGCTGTATGAAAGAAAAGTCAGGGAGCTTGGTTGTAGAGAGAAACAATATGAAAGAAGAGTAAAAGAGCTTGAGTCAAATGAGAAGCAGTGTGAAAGAAGACTGAAAGAGGTTGAGTCAAATGAGAAGCAATATGAAACAAAAGTGAAAGAACTTGTTTCAAATGAGAAGCAATATGAAAAAAGAGTGCTTGAGCTCAAATCAAATGAGAAACGGTTTGAAATACAAGTGAAGGGGCTCGAGTCAAAAGAGAAGCAAATTGAAGGACAAACGATGGATCTTGAGTCCAAAAAGGATCAATATGAAGGACAAGTGAAGGAGCTTGAGTCAAAAGAAGCACGGTATAAAGTGCTACATGAGGAGCTCGAGTCAATACAGAAGCAGATTGCAGGGCAAATGAAGGATCTTGAGTCCAAAAAGAATCAATTTGAAGGACTAGTGAAGGAGTTTGAGTTAAAAGAGATACAGTTTAAAAAGCAACTGAAGGAGCTCAAGCAAAATGAGAAGCCGTTTGAAGGAAAAGTAAAGGATTCTGAGTCAAAACAGAATCAATCTGAATCATTAAGAAAATCATTTGAAGAGGAACAAGTGTCGAAACAGAAGTCCAATGACCAACAACAGTTCACAGATGCCAACAGTTCAAACAACAGTGCAAATCTCTTTAACCAACAACATCTTACAGATGCAGATAATAGCAAGAATTTACTTTTGTTCATTAATCTTTTGGAAAAGTATGAGTTGATGTGTAGTCAAGTCTCTAATGCTCTCCAAACATTTGCTAACCCTACTAAGCTGGTGCTAGATACAATAAAAGGTTTTTACGCTTCTCATTCAAGGCAAGAACTTATTGAATATGGTGCCAGTATCTCAAGGAGAATCTGTAATCTTTtaatggatgaattaaagaaaTCTTCGCCAGTGATTGGGATTCGTGTTAAGCAAGAAGCAAAGAAATTGGCAAGTCACTGGAAGGCAAACTTAGTTGTGGGTGATAAGGATTGTTTGGAGGTTCTGGACTTTTTTAAGTTTGTTGCTACTTATGAGATTGGTTCATCTTTCGATGCAATTGAGCTTCAGAGGCTTCTAGATATAATTTCCCTGCAATATCAAACTCTGCATGCCCTTGGTAAAACTGAAGAACCTCCAG TTTTATCTTACACAGATAATCAATCGAGTCCCACCATTGATGGAAGAAATTTGCAGTTTCCCTATATTGAGCACACAAATGAGTTTATTAGCGCCAACATGTTAGTTGATCTCCATCCATCATCAGATCCAGCAAAAGTTGTTTTGGATATGATTCAGATCCCTATTGGTTCAGAGAAAAAGGGAGGCGAAGGTGTTATTATCATTGATGAGAGCCACATCTTTCTGTTGGAACAGTTGATGAGAATCTCACCACGGGTCAAACCCCATGTAAGAGAGGAGGCGCAGAAGATAGCATTCAATTTGGAAGCGAACATCAGAGAAAGTGCTGAAAACTCTTTGACAATTCTGGGCTTTCTATATCTATTGTCCATTTATGGATTGGTTTCTCATTTTAACAAAGATGGACTCTTAAAGCTCTTTGAATCTGCTGCTCAGCACAAGCAAGCTGTAGAGCTGTTTCGGACTCTTGGTTTTGTGGATAAAATCTTTG ATTTTGTTCAGAATCTTATTATGAAGCAGCAGCACATAGTAGCTGTTAGATTCATTTGTGCATATAAGTTGGCCGACAAGATCCAACCAGTTGATCTCTTGCGACAACATATGGAGAAAGTAAAGTCGGTCACCAAGAGGTTTGTTTGCAAAAAAAAGTCCATCGAACAAAAg CTTAAGGCCAGGGATGAAGAAATTGCTAGTCTGGGAACTGTTCTAAAGTGCATTTCAGAGAACAACCTAGAATCTCAGGATCTAGTTAAAGAGATTAATGAACGCATTGTTGATCTAGAGCAGCAGAAGGAAAATATTGTTCGTTCAGCCTCAGGACCTTCCTCCAAAGTTGAAGTGCAGCAACCTGAAGAAAAGACATGTGCTGGAGAAGCAGTCACCCAATTGCAAAAGGCTGGAGAAAAGCAATGTGACAAGGAAGCAGTGACCGTAACCGTGCACAAACCTGAAGAAAAGAAACGTGATACTGGGGTACTCCTCCCCATTAATAATCAGTGGGGCAACATCAGCAAACGTCCTCGGACAGCTGTAACTCACCCTCGGTTCACTCCTTCTCCCCAATACCAGCGTGTGTTTATGCCTGTGCCCGGTGCCCCGCAGTTTGGTTTACCCGCAGCCTACTTTGTTCCTGCTAATTCTATGGGTGTGGCTCGGTCTGGAAACACTGGAACACATTACTGTGGTAACTCTAGGCCATATCCTCCTTTTAGATGA